A window of Exiguobacterium sp. FSL W8-0210 contains these coding sequences:
- a CDS encoding cold-shock protein translates to MEQGKVKWFNAEKGFGFIERESGDDVFVHFSAIQSEGFKSLDEGQEVSFEVEEGQRGPQATNVVKL, encoded by the coding sequence ATGGAACAAGGTAAAGTAAAATGGTTTAACGCAGAAAAAGGATTCGGCTTCATCGAGCGCGAAAGCGGAGACGACGTATTCGTACACTTCTCAGCAATCCAATCTGAAGGTTTCAAATCACTTGACGAAGGTCAAGAGGTTTCTTTCGAAGTTGAAGAAGGTCAACGTGGACCACAAGCAACTAACGTTGTAAAACTTTAA
- the serC gene encoding 3-phosphoserine/phosphohydroxythreonine transaminase: MTVYNFSAGPAVLPAPVLLKAQSELLDYENSGQSVFEMSHRSPIFESIREAAEQSLRRLMSIPDSYSVLFLQGGATLQFAMLPQNLATKTGRIDFIDTGGWSTKAIADAKLYATVNVLASSADHGYRFIPEGPFTSTADYLHITWNNTLEGTTYQTPPHVDVPLVADVSSSILSEPLPIESFDVLYAGAQKNLGVAGLTVVIVKNELLDRVPDTIGAYLRYDIHAKQRSLYNTPPTFSLYMTKLVLDWIEETGLETIAARNVSQARMLYEAIDQSDLFHNHVAVKDRSRMNIPFSTGSESEDAAFLNFAARHDLINLAGHRSIGGMRASLYNAMPTEGVTALLHIMHRFEQGER; this comes from the coding sequence ATGACGGTTTATAACTTTTCTGCCGGTCCAGCAGTCCTTCCTGCCCCGGTCCTATTGAAGGCTCAATCCGAGCTACTCGATTATGAAAATTCAGGACAATCCGTTTTTGAAATGAGTCATCGTTCGCCAATCTTTGAATCGATTCGAGAGGCAGCTGAACAATCCTTACGGAGACTGATGTCGATTCCCGATTCGTACTCCGTATTGTTTCTTCAAGGAGGAGCTACACTTCAGTTCGCGATGTTACCGCAAAATCTGGCGACGAAGACCGGACGGATTGATTTCATCGATACCGGCGGCTGGTCGACGAAGGCGATTGCAGATGCCAAACTGTACGCCACGGTCAACGTGCTCGCCTCTTCCGCTGATCACGGGTATCGCTTCATTCCAGAAGGTCCGTTCACGTCAACAGCCGACTATTTGCACATCACTTGGAACAATACCCTCGAAGGGACGACTTATCAGACACCGCCTCATGTCGATGTGCCACTCGTCGCTGATGTCTCGTCATCGATTTTGTCTGAACCATTGCCAATCGAGTCATTCGATGTGTTGTATGCTGGTGCTCAAAAAAACCTTGGTGTCGCTGGTTTAACGGTCGTCATCGTGAAGAACGAGTTGCTTGATCGTGTTCCTGACACGATCGGTGCCTACTTACGGTATGACATCCATGCCAAACAGCGATCTCTTTATAACACGCCACCGACGTTTAGTCTTTATATGACGAAATTAGTGCTCGATTGGATTGAAGAGACGGGACTCGAGACGATCGCGGCACGAAACGTCTCACAAGCGCGCATGTTATATGAAGCAATTGATCAATCCGATCTATTTCATAACCATGTAGCCGTCAAGGATCGAAGCCGGATGAACATTCCATTCTCGACTGGAAGCGAATCGGAAGACGCTGCTTTCTTGAACTTCGCTGCGCGTCACGATTTGATCAATCTTGCCGGTCACCGCTCGATTGGTGGAATGCGCGCGAGTCTTTACAATGCGATGCCGACCGAAGGGGTTACGGCACTGCTTCATATCATGCACCGTTTTGAACAGGGGGAACGTTAA
- the corA gene encoding magnesium/cobalt transporter CorA, with protein sequence MIRCILIDANDTIILTDDVSRIQESGIKRYFVDFDQPTDAEKQKLIEVFDFHPLAIEDCFHYLQRPKLEYYTEHSFFVLHALDEGTLTSREINLFASDRHLVSYHEQSSPEIDIVFEQCSRRLDKQETVDLVHKIMDKIVDGYFPIVHATEDELFALGERYRTRGNDRRLMEEIFELRARLLRISRTVMPMRDLLYRVVESKRLSIHPKKQAFFRDLYDHLLKLSEMIEYNRLMTSEFRDNFISLNSYRMNSIMKTLTIFTTIFMPLTFIAGIYGMNFKHMPELTTRYGYFVTLGAMGLLALGMILFFKKNRWFDE encoded by the coding sequence TTGATTCGTTGTATACTGATCGATGCGAATGACACAATCATTTTGACCGATGATGTAAGTCGGATACAGGAGTCGGGCATCAAACGTTATTTCGTTGATTTCGATCAACCGACAGACGCAGAGAAGCAAAAATTGATTGAGGTTTTTGATTTTCATCCACTGGCGATTGAAGATTGTTTTCATTACTTGCAACGCCCAAAGCTTGAATATTATACAGAACATAGCTTTTTTGTCCTTCATGCGCTCGATGAAGGAACGTTGACGAGTCGTGAAATCAATTTGTTCGCAAGCGACCGGCATCTCGTCAGCTACCATGAGCAATCTTCGCCAGAAATTGATATCGTGTTTGAACAGTGTAGCCGACGCCTCGACAAACAAGAAACGGTCGACCTCGTCCATAAAATCATGGACAAGATCGTCGATGGTTATTTTCCGATCGTTCATGCGACGGAAGATGAATTGTTTGCGCTTGGGGAACGCTACCGGACGCGTGGAAACGATCGTCGGTTGATGGAGGAGATTTTCGAACTACGCGCGCGGTTACTTCGAATCTCGCGGACGGTCATGCCGATGCGGGACTTATTGTACCGTGTCGTCGAATCGAAGCGGTTATCGATTCATCCGAAGAAACAGGCATTCTTTCGCGATCTATACGATCACTTACTGAAGTTATCGGAAATGATCGAATACAATCGATTGATGACGTCTGAGTTTCGGGATAATTTCATCTCTCTCAACTCGTACCGGATGAATAGTATCATGAAGACATTGACGATCTTCACGACGATTTTCATGCCGTTGACGTTCATCGCAGGTATATATGGCATGAACTTCAAACACATGCCAGAACTGACGACCCGGTATGGTTATTTCGTAACGTTAGGGGCAATGGGACTCCTCGCTTTAGGAATGATTCTGTTCTTCAAAAAAAATCGCTGGTTTGATGAATAA
- a CDS encoding nuclear transport factor 2 family protein, translating into MTLEQTMQHLQDAMLKGDLSQVSHLLSPEFTFIDALGRSFDAETYLDHYVDPANIRWLSRTDDFSYIDHFEDTAIQYSLTEDRFEYGTTQYVGRFRIVSIYRATSDGWKWHFGQLTSLDPS; encoded by the coding sequence ATGACACTCGAACAAACGATGCAACACCTTCAAGATGCTATGCTAAAAGGAGATTTATCACAAGTCTCGCATCTATTATCTCCCGAATTTACGTTCATCGATGCATTAGGGCGGTCATTTGATGCCGAGACCTACCTCGATCATTACGTGGATCCTGCAAACATCCGCTGGTTATCCCGGACCGATGATTTTTCATACATTGATCATTTCGAAGATACGGCAATCCAGTATAGTTTGACAGAAGACCGATTTGAATACGGGACAACTCAATACGTTGGTCGTTTCCGGATCGTATCCATCTATCGTGCTACGTCAGATGGTTGGAAATGGCACTTTGGTCAATTGACATCTCTTGATCCGTCGTAA
- a CDS encoding LysR family transcriptional regulator, translating into MDIRQLLFFTTIVEQGYNLTRASKHLSISQPALSQMIRDFEQLEQVELFIRKHGRLTGLSEMGRQLYEDAKIVLTRHQALMGHLRERSNVVRGKVRLGIPPVILPVLFSQLIPKFMAEHPGIELEIIEEGAFELKRRLLLEELDLAILIEPGESYGIERFRLIEDEVVAVRPNHPFQAKEALSYRDIGNEPLVILNDRFMLHHQILSEFRKVQQEPNIFFMSGAWDLLIGMVQELDVISILPEPILRFHHADDIKIIPFDPPMLWDVSLNRLVGTELRPVVRHVHQYIVHYFQSYWPTPAR; encoded by the coding sequence GTGGATATTCGACAATTGCTCTTTTTTACGACGATCGTCGAGCAAGGCTATAATTTAACGCGTGCTTCGAAGCACTTGTCAATCTCGCAACCGGCGCTTAGTCAGATGATCCGCGACTTCGAACAGCTGGAGCAAGTAGAACTGTTCATTCGAAAGCACGGACGGTTGACAGGATTATCGGAAATGGGACGTCAATTGTATGAGGATGCGAAGATCGTTCTGACACGTCATCAAGCATTGATGGGTCATCTGCGTGAACGTTCGAACGTCGTCCGAGGAAAGGTCCGTCTCGGCATCCCACCCGTCATATTACCAGTTTTATTTTCGCAATTGATTCCGAAGTTCATGGCGGAACATCCAGGCATCGAACTCGAAATCATCGAAGAGGGGGCGTTTGAACTCAAGCGTCGACTGTTACTTGAAGAACTCGACTTGGCCATATTGATTGAACCGGGCGAATCCTATGGTATCGAACGTTTTCGATTGATCGAAGATGAGGTCGTCGCCGTGCGTCCGAATCACCCGTTTCAAGCCAAAGAAGCGTTATCGTATCGTGATATCGGAAATGAACCACTTGTCATCTTGAACGATCGATTCATGTTACATCATCAAATACTATCGGAGTTTCGTAAAGTGCAGCAAGAGCCGAATATCTTCTTCATGTCAGGAGCATGGGACTTGTTGATTGGGATGGTCCAAGAACTTGACGTCATCTCAATCCTACCGGAGCCGATACTACGGTTTCATCATGCGGATGACATTAAAATCATCCCGTTCGACCCACCGATGTTATGGGATGTCTCGTTGAACCGACTCGTCGGGACGGAATTACGTCCTGTTGTCCGGCACGTCCACCAATACATCGTTCACTATTTTCAGTCGTATTGGCCAACGCCTGCGCGATGA
- the egtB gene encoding ergothioneine biosynthesis protein EgtB gives MLFETTSYLIEKFATVRNQTIALIEPLEAEDFIIQASSDVSPPKWHVAHTTWFFERMILQEYSEGYQVFHPKYNYLFNSYYNSIGPYQPRQQRGMLSRPTVEDIIAYRAYVDGQMVEFLKEERTPEDQRKIEALVEMGLQHEQQHQELILMDVKYNFFTNPLLPAYQSKSLTTDVPENAVKETSFIQFEEGLVEIGHTGDGFAFDNESPRHKTWLHPFELATRPVTNGEYLAFIEAGGYQKSEYWLSDGYATVQKEGWKAPLYWMKDDAGEWAIFTMNGVEPLRLDEPVCHVSFYEADAYSRFIGKRLPTEAEWEWASRQVDSVTKRNMMGSGTFHPVAVEESETTLASMFGNVWEWTSSAYSSYPGSKPLEGALGEYNAKFMCNQMVLRGGACVTPDDHIRETYRNFFPPDKRWLFGGFRLAGDM, from the coding sequence ATGCTATTTGAAACGACATCGTACTTAATCGAAAAATTTGCCACTGTTCGTAACCAAACAATTGCCTTGATTGAACCACTCGAAGCAGAAGACTTCATCATTCAAGCGAGTTCGGACGTGAGTCCGCCGAAATGGCATGTCGCCCATACGACCTGGTTTTTTGAAAGGATGATACTACAGGAATATAGTGAAGGCTATCAAGTCTTCCATCCGAAGTACAATTATCTATTCAATTCTTACTATAATTCAATCGGTCCTTACCAGCCTCGTCAACAACGAGGGATGTTGTCACGTCCGACCGTCGAAGACATCATTGCTTACCGAGCATATGTCGATGGACAAATGGTCGAGTTCTTGAAAGAAGAACGGACTCCAGAAGACCAACGGAAAATCGAAGCGTTAGTCGAGATGGGACTGCAACACGAGCAACAACACCAGGAATTGATCTTGATGGACGTGAAGTATAACTTTTTCACGAATCCACTGTTACCTGCTTATCAGTCAAAGTCGTTGACAACAGATGTGCCTGAAAATGCAGTCAAGGAAACATCGTTTATCCAATTCGAGGAAGGACTCGTCGAGATCGGTCATACAGGAGACGGTTTTGCGTTTGACAACGAGAGTCCACGTCATAAAACGTGGTTACATCCGTTTGAATTAGCGACGCGTCCTGTCACGAACGGGGAGTATTTGGCGTTCATTGAAGCAGGGGGCTATCAAAAATCAGAGTACTGGCTATCGGATGGGTACGCAACGGTTCAAAAAGAAGGCTGGAAAGCCCCGTTATATTGGATGAAAGATGACGCGGGAGAATGGGCGATCTTTACGATGAACGGTGTCGAACCACTTCGTCTCGATGAACCGGTCTGTCATGTCAGTTTTTATGAGGCGGACGCTTATAGTCGCTTTATAGGGAAACGCTTGCCGACAGAAGCGGAATGGGAATGGGCTTCTCGCCAAGTCGATTCTGTCACGAAGCGTAATATGATGGGAAGCGGAACCTTCCATCCGGTAGCCGTCGAAGAGTCAGAGACAACGCTTGCGAGCATGTTCGGAAACGTCTGGGAGTGGACGTCGAGCGCTTATAGTTCATATCCAGGCAGTAAACCGCTCGAAGGAGCGCTCGGGGAATACAATGCGAAGTTCATGTGTAATCAAATGGTACTGCGTGGAGGAGCGTGCGTGACGCCTGACGATCACATTCGCGAGACATACCGCAACTTCTTCCCGCCTGATAAACGTTGGTTATTTGGCGGCTTCCGATTGGCAGGTGACATGTGA
- the egtD gene encoding L-histidine N(alpha)-methyltransferase, translating to MRETVIGYDLYTPQQNMRLEVIEGLMREQKVLPAKYFYDHIGSQLFEQITQQPEYYPTRTELAILEQHRAEIARSIGDVHTLIEYGSGSSRKIQMLLETFTHLDTYMPIDISKDFLMESARQLSERYPALHIKAVCGDYSQTISLPVEESQKRVIFFPGSTIGNFEPEEAMRFLRHSSRILETGDGFLIGVDLKKSVDVLERAYNDAAGVTEAFNLNMLTHLNQMLEGTFDVTRFEHHAFYNEEKGRIEMHLRSQLDQLVQVGDVTVPFKQGETIHTENSYKYSKEEFETLARQSGFHSVNCWIDDDERFSVHYLEKM from the coding sequence ATGCGAGAGACAGTCATTGGGTACGATTTATATACGCCGCAACAAAACATGCGTTTAGAAGTCATTGAAGGTCTGATGCGAGAACAAAAGGTCTTACCGGCAAAATATTTTTATGATCATATCGGATCCCAGTTGTTCGAACAGATTACGCAACAACCGGAATATTATCCGACACGGACAGAACTCGCCATCTTGGAGCAGCATCGAGCGGAGATTGCACGAAGTATCGGCGATGTGCATACACTGATTGAATATGGAAGTGGCAGCAGTCGTAAAATCCAGATGTTACTGGAGACATTTACACATCTCGATACGTATATGCCCATTGATATCTCAAAAGACTTCCTAATGGAATCTGCACGCCAATTGTCGGAACGGTATCCTGCGCTGCATATTAAAGCGGTCTGTGGGGATTACTCACAAACGATTTCTTTACCGGTCGAGGAGTCTCAAAAACGAGTCATCTTTTTCCCGGGATCGACGATTGGTAACTTTGAACCGGAGGAAGCGATGCGCTTCTTACGTCATTCCTCACGAATTCTTGAAACGGGCGATGGATTCTTGATCGGTGTTGATCTGAAAAAGTCTGTTGATGTGCTTGAACGGGCTTATAATGATGCAGCCGGTGTCACAGAAGCATTCAATTTGAACATGTTGACGCATTTGAATCAGATGCTCGAGGGAACGTTTGATGTGACACGATTCGAACATCATGCTTTTTATAATGAAGAAAAAGGACGAATCGAAATGCATCTTCGGAGTCAACTCGATCAACTCGTGCAAGTTGGAGATGTGACGGTTCCATTCAAACAAGGGGAAACGATTCATACGGAAAACTCCTATAAGTATAGTAAAGAAGAGTTTGAGACACTTGCCCGTCAAAGTGGTTTTCATTCAGTCAATTGTTGGATCGATGACGATGAACGATTCAGCGTGCATTATTTAGAAAAAATGTAA
- a CDS encoding phosphoglycerate dehydrogenase, with protein MYQVQLWNDLSDKGLKRFTDDYHVQRETEQPDAFLVRSKDLHDMRFPDSLKAVARAGVGVNTIPLDQLANRGIPVFSTPGANANAVKELVIGSLFLTARKLVPSLLWTNNLRGPDIPERIEANKKQFVGTELLGKRIGIVGLGAIGANLANTLHELGMTVTGYDPHMSVESAWRVSNQIQRATQLEDLLATSDYITLHLPLVDATTGLLDASLFSKMKHGATLLNFSRGELVDEQALAEVLRSGRLANYVTDFPNAFILSLPRVIALPHIGASTSEAEENCAIMAVDQLRLFLETGNIRNAVNFPAVELPFTGKRRITIAHHNIPNMVGQIASVLAQESINIANMINGSKDAIAYTIIDIDNHADEMISLDRLNQIPGVLKTRLL; from the coding sequence ATGTATCAAGTCCAACTATGGAATGATCTATCTGACAAAGGATTAAAACGATTTACAGACGACTATCACGTCCAGCGGGAAACGGAGCAACCAGACGCCTTTCTCGTCCGCAGCAAGGATTTGCATGACATGCGCTTTCCAGATAGTCTCAAAGCCGTCGCCCGAGCTGGCGTCGGTGTCAATACGATTCCACTCGATCAACTCGCGAACCGCGGGATTCCCGTCTTTTCGACACCAGGTGCCAATGCGAATGCCGTCAAGGAACTTGTCATCGGTAGTTTGTTCCTGACGGCGCGAAAACTCGTACCGAGTCTGCTTTGGACGAATAACTTACGCGGACCGGATATTCCAGAGCGGATCGAAGCGAACAAAAAACAATTCGTCGGAACGGAGTTACTCGGGAAACGAATCGGGATCGTCGGACTTGGGGCGATCGGGGCAAACTTAGCCAACACCCTTCACGAGCTCGGCATGACCGTCACAGGCTATGATCCACATATGTCCGTTGAGTCCGCTTGGCGCGTCTCGAATCAGATTCAGCGGGCAACACAGCTCGAGGATCTCCTCGCGACAAGCGACTACATCACGTTGCATCTCCCGCTCGTTGATGCGACGACGGGTTTACTCGATGCGTCACTCTTTTCAAAAATGAAACACGGCGCGACCCTACTCAACTTCTCGCGTGGTGAACTCGTCGATGAACAAGCGCTAGCCGAAGTGCTCAGGTCCGGTCGCCTGGCGAATTATGTGACGGATTTCCCGAACGCCTTCATCTTGTCCCTCCCCCGGGTCATTGCTTTACCACATATCGGGGCATCAACAAGTGAAGCGGAGGAAAACTGTGCCATCATGGCGGTCGATCAACTGCGTCTGTTCCTTGAGACAGGAAACATCCGCAATGCGGTCAATTTCCCAGCCGTCGAGTTACCGTTCACTGGAAAACGACGAATTACGATTGCTCACCACAACATTCCGAACATGGTCGGTCAAATCGCCTCCGTGTTAGCGCAAGAGTCGATCAATATCGCGAATATGATCAATGGTAGTAAAGATGCGATTGCCTATACGATCATCGATATCGATAACCATGCGGACGAGATGATTTCGCTCGACCGACTGAATCAGATTCCTGGCGTCTTGAAAACACGCCTACTCTAA
- a CDS encoding NUDIX domain-containing protein has product MPISNYYANLRQLVGTQRLFIPCVAAIIRNEAGHILFQDPGGPFWSLPAGAIELGESPAQAVIREVYEETGLFVRPVRLIATFGGESFRLTYPDGNEVEYVATVFECKVVGGTLEAIDGESKQLAYFPKQDRPPLALTYPDHVFEASEATSYFDWEEHWLTDLQQQNR; this is encoded by the coding sequence ATGCCAATCTCTAATTATTATGCCAATCTGCGCCAACTTGTCGGAACGCAGCGTCTTTTTATACCATGCGTCGCAGCGATCATTCGAAACGAAGCAGGTCACATCCTCTTTCAGGATCCAGGAGGTCCGTTTTGGAGTTTGCCTGCTGGAGCAATCGAACTGGGGGAATCACCGGCACAGGCAGTCATTCGCGAAGTCTATGAAGAGACAGGTCTATTCGTCCGACCGGTCCGTCTGATTGCGACCTTCGGTGGAGAGTCGTTCCGTTTGACGTACCCAGATGGAAACGAAGTTGAATATGTAGCGACGGTATTCGAGTGTAAGGTAGTCGGCGGAACGCTCGAAGCCATCGATGGCGAATCAAAGCAACTGGCGTATTTTCCGAAACAGGATCGTCCTCCTTTAGCACTGACTTATCCTGATCACGTGTTTGAAGCATCCGAAGCAACGAGCTATTTTGACTGGGAAGAGCACTGGTTGACAGATTTACAACAACAAAATCGGTAA
- the guaC gene encoding GMP reductase — protein sequence MDVVFDYEDIQLIPAKSIVGSRSECDTSVEFGGRRFKLPVVPANMQTIIDESIALFLAEGDYFYIMHRFEPARRLAFVRMMQERQLFASISVGVKEEEYQLIEQLAAEGLTPEYITIDIAHGHSEAVIQMIRHIKSLLPASFVIAGNVGTPEAVRELENAGADATKVGIGPGKVCITKIKTGFGTGGWQLAALRWCAKAASKPIIADGGIRTHGDIAKSVRFGASMVMIGSLFAGHEESPGETHEVDGVLVKEYFGSASEFQKGERKNVEGKKMFVEHKGSLADTLIEMEQDLQSAISYAGGNKLQAIRTVDYVVVKNSIFNGDKVY from the coding sequence ATGGATGTAGTATTCGATTATGAAGATATTCAATTAATTCCAGCAAAATCAATCGTTGGTAGTCGTTCGGAATGTGATACGTCAGTCGAGTTCGGTGGTAGACGTTTCAAGCTTCCAGTCGTACCGGCAAACATGCAAACGATCATTGATGAATCGATTGCTTTGTTCTTAGCGGAAGGCGATTATTTTTATATCATGCATCGATTCGAACCGGCTCGTCGTTTGGCATTCGTTCGTATGATGCAAGAACGCCAACTGTTCGCTTCAATTAGCGTCGGTGTCAAGGAAGAGGAATATCAGCTGATTGAACAGCTCGCAGCAGAAGGGCTGACTCCTGAATACATCACGATTGATATCGCACACGGTCATTCGGAAGCCGTCATTCAGATGATTCGTCACATCAAGTCGCTTCTACCAGCAAGTTTCGTCATCGCGGGTAACGTCGGTACGCCAGAAGCGGTGCGCGAACTTGAGAATGCGGGAGCCGACGCAACAAAAGTCGGGATCGGACCAGGTAAAGTGTGTATTACGAAGATTAAGACAGGATTCGGTACAGGTGGTTGGCAACTCGCGGCACTTCGTTGGTGTGCAAAAGCAGCAAGTAAACCGATCATCGCGGATGGCGGGATTCGGACGCATGGCGATATCGCGAAGTCAGTCCGGTTCGGTGCGTCGATGGTCATGATCGGTTCACTCTTCGCAGGGCACGAGGAATCGCCTGGTGAGACGCATGAAGTAGATGGGGTGCTCGTCAAGGAATACTTCGGTTCTGCTTCTGAGTTCCAAAAAGGGGAACGCAAAAACGTTGAAGGAAAGAAGATGTTCGTCGAGCACAAAGGAAGTCTAGCGGATACGTTGATCGAGATGGAGCAAGATTTACAATCGGCAATTTCGTATGCTGGTGGAAATAAATTGCAGGCGATTCGGACGGTCGACTACGTCGTCGTCAAGAACTCGATCTTCAACGGTGATAAAGTATATTAA
- a CDS encoding NAD(P)/FAD-dependent oxidoreductase, with product MYSHIIIGAGILGASTAYHLSKAGERVLLVDRKEPGRASHAAAGIICPWMTQRRNKAWYKLANNGAHFYKTLIPELEALGETSTGYQQVGTIALHETSKIEKMETIAQNRFPEAPAIERIERLDQDRVKTLFPLVEQIEDALFVSGGARVDGRALCASLIRGAVEHGATVLEGDATLVVDKGVVTGITMENEQYSAEQFILTAGVWLNDLLRPLELKIDLHPEKGQILQLDLTDSTSTTWPVVMGQRGLYLVSIHEGKLIVGSTHEKQTDYDLKPTVKGMYALLNRALPVLPRLEETTIDELRIGLRPYTKNSLPVIGPLQNHPNVFLANGLGASGLTIGPYLGSQLAKLARHQAPDFEWTTYEPTYVSLDS from the coding sequence ATGTACTCCCATATCATCATTGGCGCCGGAATTCTCGGTGCCTCGACTGCCTATCATTTATCGAAGGCTGGTGAACGCGTCTTACTCGTCGATCGGAAGGAACCCGGTCGAGCCTCTCATGCGGCAGCCGGCATCATCTGTCCATGGATGACACAGCGGCGAAATAAGGCATGGTACAAATTAGCGAATAACGGGGCTCATTTTTATAAGACATTGATTCCTGAACTGGAAGCACTCGGTGAGACGAGTACGGGTTATCAGCAAGTTGGCACGATCGCCTTACACGAAACATCAAAAATCGAAAAGATGGAGACGATTGCGCAAAACCGTTTTCCGGAAGCGCCTGCCATCGAACGTATCGAACGACTGGACCAAGATCGTGTCAAAACGCTCTTTCCACTCGTCGAACAGATCGAGGATGCCTTATTCGTTTCCGGTGGTGCCCGCGTTGACGGACGTGCCTTGTGTGCCTCATTGATTCGTGGTGCTGTCGAACACGGTGCGACCGTCCTAGAAGGAGATGCTACTCTTGTCGTAGACAAGGGAGTCGTCACTGGTATAACCATGGAAAATGAACAGTACTCGGCAGAACAGTTCATTTTAACGGCGGGTGTTTGGTTAAATGACCTACTCCGTCCACTTGAGCTTAAAATCGATTTGCATCCGGAGAAGGGACAGATCCTGCAACTCGATTTGACGGATTCTACATCAACGACTTGGCCCGTCGTCATGGGACAACGCGGATTATATCTCGTCTCAATCCACGAAGGGAAACTGATCGTCGGTTCAACACACGAAAAACAGACCGACTACGACTTGAAACCAACCGTTAAGGGGATGTATGCCTTATTGAATCGGGCTTTACCTGTCTTACCGCGTCTCGAAGAAACAACGATTGATGAACTGCGTATCGGCTTACGCCCGTATACGAAAAACTCCCTGCCGGTGATCGGACCGCTTCAAAATCATCCGAACGTGTTCCTAGCGAACGGACTTGGTGCATCTGGTTTGACGATCGGACCCTATCTCGGTAGCCAATTAGCGAAGCTTGCACGTCATCAAGCGCCTGATTTCGAATGGACGACTTATGAGCCGACCTATGTCTCTCTCGACTCCTGA
- a CDS encoding GNAT family N-acetyltransferase has translation MFPVYIRPYILEDAAAILDVNLRNRDHFEYWMPIKPSPEQYTIEGQRERIHRHQELMRQDAYYAYGVFLSETDQLIGDVSAMFIQRGPAETCMIGYQLDAAFSGRGYMAQAVGLFVDHLFDVHQFHRIRAEVMPENIGSIRVLEKVGFRKEGIAKQNLFINDAWEDFVLFALLKEDRKESRHANL, from the coding sequence ATGTTTCCTGTATACATTCGCCCGTACATCTTGGAGGATGCAGCGGCGATCCTTGATGTGAATTTGAGAAACCGTGATCACTTTGAATACTGGATGCCTATCAAGCCGTCACCTGAACAATACACGATAGAAGGGCAACGAGAACGGATTCATCGTCATCAAGAGTTAATGCGTCAAGATGCGTATTATGCGTATGGTGTTTTTTTATCCGAGACGGACCAGTTGATTGGGGATGTTTCGGCGATGTTCATTCAACGTGGACCAGCGGAGACGTGCATGATTGGCTACCAGTTGGATGCCGCCTTTTCAGGACGAGGATATATGGCACAAGCGGTCGGATTGTTCGTGGATCATTTATTTGATGTCCACCAGTTCCACCGGATCCGAGCTGAAGTCATGCCAGAGAATATCGGCTCGATCCGTGTCCTTGAAAAAGTCGGATTTCGTAAAGAAGGAATCGCGAAACAAAATCTCTTCATCAACGATGCCTGGGAAGACTTTGTTTTGTTTGCCCTATTAAAAGAAGACCGAAAGGAGTCACGTCATGCCAATCTCTAA